One window of Methanospirillum lacunae genomic DNA carries:
- a CDS encoding carbon-nitrogen hydrolase family protein — protein MILCTAQISPCWQNPECTLTSIKTRIAEAVEYDASFISFPEQVITGWDPLDGKNFVQTESDEIVSVLCEYACDFSIGILGSYREKYQPHPRNTAIAIAPDGRILGRYSKMHLFSPGHEDQAYCPGEEIALFSYDGCRCGIAICYDLRFADLFRLYRDADVDLVMVPSAWPASRMRYFELFATARAAEFQMYVAGINTVGRTPVDLYSGGSLIAGPDGAVICRGSEVEELLFSDICPDLVAGIRESFPVHSDRRSEVYQNLS, from the coding sequence ACTCTGTACCGCCCAGATATCACCCTGCTGGCAGAATCCTGAATGCACCCTGACCTCAATAAAAACCAGAATTGCTGAAGCAGTAGAATATGATGCGTCTTTTATTTCATTTCCTGAGCAGGTAATAACGGGTTGGGATCCATTGGATGGAAAGAATTTTGTCCAGACTGAAAGTGATGAAATTGTATCTGTCTTATGTGAATATGCCTGTGATTTTAGTATCGGAATTCTTGGTTCATACCGTGAAAAGTATCAACCCCACCCACGTAACACAGCTATCGCGATTGCTCCGGATGGCCGTATTCTTGGCCGTTATTCAAAAATGCATCTCTTTTCACCTGGTCATGAGGATCAGGCATATTGTCCTGGAGAAGAGATTGCGCTGTTCTCTTATGATGGCTGTAGGTGCGGAATAGCAATCTGCTATGACCTCAGGTTTGCTGATCTCTTCAGACTTTACCGTGATGCCGATGTAGATCTGGTAATGGTACCAAGTGCATGGCCGGCTTCCCGTATGCGATATTTTGAACTTTTTGCCACAGCCAGGGCAGCAGAATTTCAAATGTATGTGGCTGGGATTAACACAGTAGGAAGGACTCCAGTAGATCTCTATTCTGGCGGCTCACTTATTGCTGGTCCAGATGGGGCTGTGATCTGCAGAGGATCGGAAGTTGAAGAACTTCTCTTCTCTGATATTTGTCCTGATCTCGTTGCTGGTATTCGTGAAAGTTTTCCTGTTCATAGTGACCGGAGGAGTGAAGTCTATCAGAATCTTTCCTGA